A section of the Rhizobium sp. BT03 genome encodes:
- a CDS encoding ABC transporter permease, whose protein sequence is MDFTFLASTMVTLLKAVPTTLILFSLSILFGGLLALVIVTMRVSGNRYLSGFAKGYIFVFRGSPLLIQMFLVFYGLGQFGVIRYSFLWPFLREPMVCAVLSLALCTAGYTAEIFRGGIRAVSPKEIEAARSIGMSGFLMVRRILAPIAFRHALPAYSTEIVLMMKSTALASLVTVWEVTGVAQRLISQTYRTMEVFLCAAIIYLVLNFIILQGMALLEYSLSRHRRAAPQPLKA, encoded by the coding sequence ATGGATTTCACTTTTCTCGCTTCGACCATGGTGACGCTGCTGAAGGCGGTGCCGACGACGCTGATCCTGTTTTCGCTGTCGATCCTCTTCGGCGGCCTACTGGCGCTGGTCATCGTCACGATGCGGGTCAGCGGCAACCGCTATCTGTCGGGTTTCGCCAAGGGCTATATCTTCGTCTTTCGCGGCTCGCCGCTCCTGATCCAGATGTTCCTGGTGTTCTACGGCCTCGGCCAGTTCGGCGTCATCCGCTATTCCTTCCTCTGGCCGTTCCTGCGCGAGCCGATGGTCTGCGCCGTGCTGTCGCTGGCGCTCTGCACCGCCGGCTACACGGCGGAGATCTTCCGCGGCGGCATCCGCGCCGTTTCGCCGAAGGAGATCGAGGCGGCGCGCTCGATCGGCATGTCCGGCTTCCTGATGGTGCGCCGCATCCTGGCGCCGATCGCCTTCCGTCATGCACTGCCGGCCTATTCCACCGAGATCGTGCTGATGATGAAGTCGACGGCGCTCGCAAGCCTCGTCACCGTCTGGGAGGTCACCGGTGTCGCCCAGCGGCTGATCTCGCAGACCTACCGCACGATGGAGGTCTTCCTCTGCGCGGCGATCATCTATCTCGTGCTGAACTTCATCATCCTGCAGGGCATGGCCCTGCTCGAATATTCGCTGTCCCGACACCGCCGCGCGGCCCCGCAGCCGCTGAAGGCCTAG
- a CDS encoding transporter substrate-binding domain-containing protein, with protein sequence MKFSAILFCGVAALSAFAAPAFAKDWTKATITLEGAYAPWNLTNADGTLGGFEPELAKVLCERAKIECTLVASDWDGMIPALNAGKFDVIMDALSITEERKQVIDFTVPYAATPAAFATAKDSPLAKAAGTGATIKMTPGQTGVKEIDALKEAFKGKTIGIQAATVYAKFVYDNFGDIAEIREYKTGADRDLDLQNGRIDLGFDDAVYFANAFKSANDTLDFTGPEIVGSIWGEGEGLGIRKADTDLRDKFNVAIKSALADGTVKNLSMKWFKVDVSPQQ encoded by the coding sequence ATGAAATTTAGCGCCATCCTGTTTTGCGGCGTCGCCGCCCTTTCCGCCTTTGCCGCTCCCGCCTTTGCCAAGGACTGGACGAAGGCGACCATTACGCTTGAAGGCGCCTATGCGCCGTGGAACCTCACCAATGCCGACGGCACGCTCGGCGGCTTCGAGCCGGAGCTTGCCAAGGTGCTGTGCGAGCGCGCCAAGATCGAATGCACGCTGGTTGCTTCCGATTGGGACGGCATGATCCCGGCGCTCAATGCCGGCAAGTTCGACGTCATCATGGATGCGCTGTCGATCACCGAGGAGCGCAAGCAGGTCATCGACTTCACCGTTCCCTATGCCGCCACCCCCGCCGCCTTCGCCACCGCCAAGGATAGCCCGCTGGCGAAAGCTGCCGGCACCGGCGCCACGATCAAGATGACGCCCGGCCAGACCGGCGTGAAGGAGATCGATGCGCTGAAGGAGGCCTTCAAGGGCAAGACGATCGGCATCCAGGCGGCGACCGTCTACGCCAAGTTCGTCTATGACAATTTCGGCGATATTGCCGAGATCCGCGAATACAAGACCGGCGCCGACCGCGACCTCGACCTGCAGAACGGCCGTATCGACCTCGGTTTCGACGACGCCGTCTATTTCGCCAATGCCTTCAAGAGCGCCAACGACACGCTCGATTTCACCGGTCCTGAGATCGTCGGCTCCATCTGGGGCGAGGGCGAAGGTCTCGGCATCCGCAAGGCCGATACCGATCTGCGCGACAAGTTCAACGTGGCGATCAAGTCGGCGCTTGCCGACGGCACGGTCAAGAACCTTTCGATGAAGTGGTTCAAGGTCGACGTCAGCCCGCAGCAGTAA
- the hutH gene encoding histidine ammonia-lyase gives MTITIDRVLTWRDVARVGAGEALALSPAAWARVEQASRIVASIVETGVRAYGVNTGVGALADTVVDRASQSLLSRSIVLSHACGVGPLLAGREVRAIIAAQIANFAHGHSGVRREIVQHLTALLEHDCIPDVPSKGSAGYLTHNAHTALVLIGEGSATLGGRQMSGREALAAIGLEPLVLGAKEGLSLVNGTACATGLMATALLRAERLLDWADAIAALTLEAAGCQIAAFDAAVLKLRPSTGIEKVGATLRARLQGSGLVAAAFGRRTQDALSLRSVPHAHGAARDVFDNSARIADQELASVTDNPAVSGTPEQPIVSSEAHAVAPALGQAADSLAIALAQIGAISERRMDRLVNPLVSGLPPFLASDAGSHSGFMIAQYTAAALSNDNRRLAAPAALDGGLTSGLQEDFLAHPTAAAGKLLAVIDNAEYILAIELMAAAQAHDFLAATAPRAAGTDMVYQAVRQRISHYGDERPLNGDIEVVRSLIRETAPPPFS, from the coding sequence ATGACCATCACCATCGATAGGGTGCTGACCTGGCGCGACGTCGCGCGCGTCGGGGCAGGGGAGGCGCTTGCGCTGTCGCCGGCCGCCTGGGCGCGGGTCGAGCAGGCAAGCCGCATCGTCGCCAGCATCGTCGAGACCGGCGTGCGCGCCTATGGCGTCAACACAGGCGTCGGGGCGCTGGCCGATACCGTGGTCGACCGCGCCTCGCAGAGCCTGCTGTCGCGCAGCATCGTGCTCAGCCATGCCTGCGGCGTCGGGCCGCTGCTGGCCGGGCGCGAAGTGCGCGCCATCATCGCCGCGCAGATCGCCAATTTTGCCCATGGCCATTCCGGCGTGCGGCGCGAGATCGTCCAGCATCTCACAGCCTTGCTGGAGCATGACTGCATTCCCGACGTGCCGTCGAAAGGCTCGGCCGGTTATCTCACCCACAATGCCCATACCGCGCTCGTCCTGATCGGCGAAGGCAGCGCCACGTTGGGCGGCCGGCAGATGAGCGGCCGCGAGGCGCTGGCGGCGATAGGCCTCGAGCCGCTGGTGCTCGGCGCCAAGGAGGGCCTGAGCCTCGTCAACGGCACGGCCTGCGCAACGGGGCTGATGGCGACGGCGCTTTTGCGCGCCGAACGGCTGCTCGACTGGGCCGATGCCATCGCGGCGCTGACGCTGGAAGCGGCAGGCTGCCAGATCGCCGCCTTCGACGCGGCGGTGCTGAAGCTGCGCCCGTCCACCGGGATCGAAAAGGTCGGAGCGACGCTGCGCGCCCGCCTCCAGGGCAGCGGCCTCGTCGCCGCCGCCTTCGGCCGGCGCACCCAGGATGCCCTCAGCCTACGCTCGGTGCCGCATGCCCATGGCGCCGCCCGCGACGTTTTCGACAATTCCGCCCGCATTGCCGATCAGGAGCTTGCTTCCGTCACGGACAATCCGGCGGTGTCGGGCACGCCGGAGCAGCCCATCGTTTCTTCCGAGGCCCATGCCGTCGCCCCGGCGCTCGGGCAGGCGGCCGACAGTCTGGCCATTGCGCTGGCGCAGATCGGCGCGATCAGCGAGCGGCGCATGGACCGGTTGGTCAATCCGCTGGTGAGCGGCCTGCCGCCGTTCCTGGCGAGCGATGCCGGCAGCCATTCCGGCTTCATGATCGCCCAATATACCGCAGCCGCGCTCAGCAACGACAACCGCCGGCTTGCAGCACCCGCGGCCCTGGACGGCGGACTGACCTCCGGCCTGCAGGAGGATTTCCTCGCCCATCCGACAGCCGCCGCCGGCAAGCTGCTCGCGGTCATCGACAATGCCGAATATATCCTCGCGATCGAGCTGATGGCCGCGGCCCAGGCGCATGATTTCCTGGCGGCGACCGCGCCGCGGGCGGCGGGCACGGATATGGTCTACCAAGCCGTGCGCCAGCGCATCTCCCATTATGGCGACGAGCGGCCGCTGAACGGCGATATCGAGGTCGTGCGCAGTCTGATCCGCGAGACGGCGCCGCCACCGTTCAGCTGA
- a CDS encoding ABC transporter permease — MASLELLGFGSTGWGALLIIAALMTLAVTATALAIGAVLGALVAAAKLSGNPILVALGNVYTTVFRGVPELLIIYLIYFGGSSAVTSIGKAMGYEGFLGLPSFAAGALAVGIISGSYQAEVFRGAFLAISKGELEAASAIGMHRAMRFRRIIMPQVLRLAIPGLGNVWQLSLKDSALISVTGLAELMRTSQVAAGSTRQYFLFFIAGGCLYLILTSLSDRIFNGAERRANRSMPASAMGQA, encoded by the coding sequence ATGGCAAGCTTGGAACTGCTTGGCTTCGGCTCGACGGGATGGGGCGCGCTGCTCATTATCGCCGCCTTGATGACGCTGGCCGTCACCGCGACGGCACTGGCGATCGGCGCGGTGCTGGGTGCGCTCGTCGCGGCTGCGAAGCTCTCCGGCAATCCTATCCTCGTCGCCCTCGGCAATGTCTATACGACCGTCTTTCGCGGCGTGCCGGAACTGCTGATCATCTATCTCATCTATTTCGGCGGCTCCTCGGCCGTCACCTCGATCGGCAAGGCGATGGGCTATGAGGGTTTTCTCGGCCTGCCTTCCTTTGCTGCCGGCGCGCTTGCCGTCGGCATCATCTCCGGCTCCTATCAGGCGGAGGTGTTCCGCGGCGCCTTCCTCGCCATCTCCAAGGGCGAGCTCGAAGCGGCCTCGGCGATCGGCATGCATCGCGCCATGCGCTTCCGCCGCATCATCATGCCGCAGGTGCTGCGGCTGGCCATCCCCGGTCTCGGCAATGTCTGGCAGCTCAGCCTCAAGGATTCGGCGCTGATTTCGGTCACCGGCCTTGCCGAGCTGATGCGCACCAGCCAGGTCGCGGCGGGTTCGACGCGGCAATATTTCCTGTTCTTCATCGCCGGCGGCTGCCTCTACCTGATCCTGACCAGCCTTTCCGACCGCATCTTCAACGGCGCCGAACGCCGCGCCAATCGCAGCATGCCGGCCTCCGCCATGGGCCAAGCGTAA
- the hutC gene encoding histidine utilization repressor yields the protein MNQSRDPTLHQRILGDIEGRIVSGEWPPGHRIPFEVDLATQYDVSRMTVNKVLTQLAKAGLIERRKKSGSFVTQPQAQSAVLEIHDIKAEVQSLNLPYSYAVSKKTSRKAKAEDSRRLELPLASSVVEVVCIHNAGARPFCLEERLISLATVPEAADADFLTVAPGPWLLNQVPWSTAEHRIHAVSASAEVAAALDIARNTACLVVERRTWSGAGPVTHVRFTYPGDRHALVARFTPASQ from the coding sequence ATGAATCAAAGCAGGGATCCTACCTTGCATCAGCGCATCCTGGGCGACATCGAGGGCCGTATCGTCTCGGGCGAATGGCCGCCGGGGCATCGCATTCCCTTCGAGGTCGATCTCGCCACGCAGTATGACGTCTCGCGGATGACGGTGAACAAGGTGCTGACCCAGCTCGCCAAGGCTGGCCTCATCGAGCGTCGCAAGAAATCCGGCAGCTTCGTCACCCAGCCGCAGGCGCAATCGGCGGTTCTCGAAATCCACGACATCAAGGCCGAGGTGCAGTCGCTGAACCTGCCCTATTCCTACGCGGTGTCGAAGAAGACGAGCCGCAAGGCCAAGGCGGAAGACAGTCGCCGGCTGGAGCTGCCTCTGGCGTCCTCGGTCGTCGAGGTGGTCTGCATCCACAATGCCGGCGCGCGGCCTTTCTGTTTGGAGGAGCGGCTGATCAGCCTTGCGACCGTGCCGGAGGCGGCCGATGCCGACTTCCTGACGGTGGCGCCGGGGCCATGGCTGCTCAACCAGGTGCCGTGGAGCACCGCCGAACACCGGATCCACGCCGTCTCTGCCAGCGCCGAGGTGGCGGCGGCCCTCGACATCGCCCGCAACACCGCCTGCCTGGTGGTCGAGCGCCGCACCTGGAGCGGCGCCGGCCCGGTGACCCATGTGCGCTTCACCTATCCCGGCGATCGTCACGCGTTGGTGGCGCGGTTCACACCGGCGTCGCAATAA
- the hutC gene encoding histidine utilization repressor, which produces MKRSGEMKRDLAGNDSTPLYAGVKQVILDRIHSGEWPPKYRVPSENELVVELGVSKMTANRALRELANEGELVRIQGVGSFVAERKGYSALFEVRNIAEEIAERGHVHEASVVVLARETASPEIADALELAIGAAVFHSLIVHSENGVPVQIEDRFVNPDAAPEYLEQDFTTLTPNAYLTAAAPLSGSEHVVEAAMPQAWECKLLTILKSEPCLTIRRRTWSAKQVVSTARLVYPGYRYRLEARSGKMFED; this is translated from the coding sequence ATGAAGCGTTCCGGCGAGATGAAGCGCGACTTGGCGGGAAATGACAGCACGCCGCTTTACGCCGGCGTCAAACAGGTGATCCTCGACCGCATCCACAGCGGCGAATGGCCGCCGAAATACCGCGTGCCGTCGGAAAACGAGCTGGTCGTCGAACTCGGCGTCAGCAAGATGACCGCCAACCGGGCGCTGCGCGAACTTGCCAATGAAGGCGAACTCGTCCGCATCCAGGGCGTCGGCTCCTTCGTCGCCGAGCGCAAGGGTTATTCGGCGCTGTTCGAGGTGCGCAACATCGCTGAGGAAATCGCCGAACGCGGCCATGTCCATGAAGCCTCGGTCGTCGTTCTGGCCCGGGAAACCGCCTCTCCAGAGATCGCCGACGCCTTGGAGCTGGCAATCGGCGCCGCTGTTTTCCACTCGCTGATCGTCCACAGCGAAAACGGCGTTCCGGTGCAGATCGAGGACCGCTTCGTCAATCCGGACGCCGCTCCCGAATATCTCGAGCAGGATTTCACGACCCTGACACCGAACGCCTATCTGACGGCCGCCGCCCCGCTCAGCGGCTCCGAGCACGTCGTCGAGGCGGCGATGCCGCAGGCCTGGGAATGCAAGCTGCTGACCATCCTCAAGAGCGAGCCGTGCCTGACGATCCGCCGGCGCACATGGTCGGCGAAACAGGTGGTTTCGACCGCCCGCCTCGTCTATCCCGGCTATCGCTACCGGCTCGAGGCACGCAGCGGCAAGATGTTCGAAGACTAA
- a CDS encoding ABC transporter ATP-binding protein: protein MPGVTRLSVRNIRKSFGTHEVLRGISLDAEDGDVISLLGASGSGKSTFLRCINMLETASDGEIWVDGEHIEMVHKNGRSKPASQKQVDHIRSELGMVFQSFNLWSHMTILQNVIEGPIHVLKRPRADCIAEAEALLEKVGIADKRHAYPAHLSGGQQQRAAIARALAMKPKVMLFDEPTSALDPELVGEVLRVMRALAEEGMTMLVVTHEMSFARNVSNRVVFMREGLIESSGKPDEMFGGGASPAFRQFIGHFGTGQ, encoded by the coding sequence ATGCCAGGCGTTACCCGACTTTCGGTCCGCAATATCCGCAAGAGCTTCGGCACGCATGAGGTGCTGCGCGGCATTTCCCTCGATGCCGAGGACGGCGATGTCATTTCGCTGCTCGGCGCCTCCGGCTCCGGCAAATCGACCTTTCTGCGCTGCATCAACATGCTCGAAACCGCCAGCGACGGCGAGATCTGGGTCGATGGCGAGCACATCGAGATGGTGCACAAGAACGGGCGGAGCAAACCGGCCAGCCAGAAGCAGGTGGATCATATCCGCTCCGAACTCGGCATGGTGTTCCAGTCCTTCAATCTCTGGTCCCACATGACGATCCTGCAGAACGTCATCGAAGGGCCGATCCATGTGCTGAAGCGGCCGCGCGCCGACTGCATCGCCGAGGCCGAGGCGCTGCTCGAAAAGGTCGGCATCGCAGACAAACGCCATGCCTATCCCGCCCATCTTTCCGGCGGCCAGCAGCAGCGTGCCGCAATCGCCCGCGCTTTGGCGATGAAGCCGAAGGTGATGCTCTTCGACGAGCCGACCTCGGCGCTCGATCCGGAACTCGTAGGCGAGGTGCTGCGCGTCATGCGCGCGCTTGCCGAGGAAGGCATGACCATGCTCGTCGTCACCCATGAGATGAGCTTTGCCCGCAACGTCTCCAACCGCGTCGTCTTCATGCGCGAGGGGCTGATCGAAAGCAGCGGCAAGCCGGACGAGATGTTCGGCGGCGGCGCGTCGCCGGCCTTCCGCCAGTTCATCGGCCATTTCGGAACAGGGCAATGA
- a CDS encoding phosphatase PAP2 family protein, with protein sequence MSEVQRRGFWARFTAYEPLTLIMLASVAGGLFVLQRLTSEVLEGETFRFDEAILLALRRPGELGVPIGPGWLTHAVRDITSLGGVTVLSLMTVLVTAYLLLDRRWPIALFIFSSVLSGWLASATLKILVARPRPDIVPHLVEVSDLSFPSGHAMVSAVTYLTLGALLARTQRYPSTRIFVMAAGVFLAVIIGLSRIYLGVHYPTDVFAGWCAGALWALGCWLISKRFVPSRAPGDGLENGNGDGD encoded by the coding sequence ATGAGCGAGGTTCAACGACGCGGATTTTGGGCGAGGTTCACCGCATATGAGCCGCTGACGCTGATCATGCTGGCATCCGTCGCCGGCGGGCTGTTCGTGTTGCAGCGGCTGACGAGCGAGGTGCTCGAAGGCGAGACCTTCCGCTTCGACGAGGCGATCCTGCTGGCGCTGCGACGGCCGGGCGAGCTTGGCGTGCCGATCGGCCCCGGCTGGCTGACGCATGCCGTCCGTGACATCACCAGTCTCGGCGGCGTCACCGTTCTCTCGCTGATGACGGTCCTCGTCACTGCCTATCTGTTGCTCGACCGGCGCTGGCCGATCGCGCTCTTCATCTTTTCCTCGGTACTATCAGGCTGGCTGGCGAGCGCGACGCTGAAGATCCTCGTCGCCCGGCCGCGCCCCGATATCGTCCCGCATCTGGTCGAGGTCAGCGATCTCAGCTTTCCCTCCGGGCACGCCATGGTCTCGGCGGTGACCTATCTGACGCTGGGCGCGCTCTTAGCCCGCACACAGCGTTACCCCTCGACGCGGATCTTCGTCATGGCCGCCGGCGTCTTCCTGGCCGTCATCATCGGTCTGAGCCGGATCTATCTCGGCGTCCACTACCCGACGGATGTCTTCGCCGGATGGTGCGCCGGGGCGCTCTGGGCGCTCGGCTGCTGGCTGATCTCGAAACGCTTCGTCCCGAGCAGAGCCCCGGGCGATGGCCTCGAAAACGGCAATGGCGACGGCGACTAG
- a CDS encoding formimidoylglutamate deiminase, protein MTILHAGTALTPQGWQKDVRLTLEAGRIARVEAGVSAAPGDERHALIVPAMGNLHSHAFQRAMAGLAEVRGPANDSFWSWRTVMYKFALAMTPGHVEAVAAKLYAEMLEAGFSRVGEFHYLHHDRDGGAYANIAELAERIGAASEETGIGLTLLPVFYAHSGFGGAQPIDGQRRFINSLESFERLMEGCRGVTGRLGGAELGLAPHSLRAATPEELAKLVPMAGDGPIHIHVAEQVKEVEDCVAWSGARPVQWLLDHMPVDERWCLIHATHMTDDETRRMAKSGAIAGLCPITEANLGDGAFAVPLFLEEGGRYGIGSDSNVLISVPEELRQLEYSQRLALRARNVVAAPGGSTALSLFNQALAGGGAALKAPAGIAAGHHADLVSLDATAVPYLSGDQILDHWLFAGGISVDCVWARGRKQVEGGRHLKRDAIDRRFLAAMGELLAA, encoded by the coding sequence ATGACCATACTTCACGCAGGTACAGCTCTGACGCCGCAAGGCTGGCAGAAGGATGTGCGGCTGACGCTGGAAGCCGGGCGCATCGCCCGGGTCGAGGCCGGTGTGTCCGCCGCGCCCGGCGATGAGCGCCATGCCCTGATCGTTCCGGCCATGGGCAACCTGCACAGCCATGCCTTCCAGCGGGCGATGGCCGGTCTTGCCGAGGTACGCGGTCCGGCAAACGACAGCTTCTGGAGCTGGCGCACGGTCATGTACAAATTCGCTTTGGCGATGACGCCTGGACATGTCGAGGCGGTCGCGGCCAAGCTCTATGCGGAAATGCTGGAGGCCGGCTTTTCCCGGGTCGGCGAGTTCCACTATCTCCATCATGACAGGGATGGCGGCGCTTATGCCAATATCGCCGAGCTTGCCGAACGCATCGGCGCTGCAAGTGAAGAGACCGGCATCGGCCTGACGCTTCTACCGGTCTTCTATGCCCATTCCGGCTTCGGCGGCGCTCAGCCGATCGACGGCCAGCGGCGCTTCATCAATTCGCTCGAAAGCTTCGAGAGGCTGATGGAGGGATGCCGCGGAGTGACCGGCCGGCTCGGCGGCGCCGAACTCGGGCTTGCGCCGCACAGCCTGCGCGCCGCAACCCCGGAGGAACTGGCGAAGCTCGTGCCGATGGCGGGCGACGGCCCGATCCATATTCATGTCGCCGAGCAGGTGAAGGAGGTCGAGGACTGCGTCGCCTGGTCGGGTGCCCGGCCGGTGCAGTGGCTACTCGATCATATGCCAGTGGATGAGCGCTGGTGCCTGATCCATGCAACGCACATGACCGACGACGAGACGCGGCGGATGGCGAAGAGCGGGGCGATTGCCGGCCTCTGCCCGATCACCGAGGCCAATCTCGGCGACGGCGCTTTCGCCGTGCCGCTCTTCCTCGAAGAGGGCGGGCGTTACGGCATCGGCTCGGACTCCAACGTGCTGATCTCCGTGCCGGAGGAGCTGCGCCAGCTCGAATATTCGCAGCGCCTGGCGCTGCGCGCCCGCAATGTCGTGGCCGCCCCCGGCGGTTCGACGGCGCTTTCGCTGTTCAACCAAGCGCTTGCCGGCGGCGGTGCGGCACTGAAAGCCCCGGCAGGTATCGCCGCAGGCCATCACGCCGATCTCGTTTCGCTCGATGCCACGGCCGTTCCCTATCTCTCCGGCGACCAGATCCTCGATCACTGGCTGTTTGCCGGCGGCATCTCCGTCGATTGCGTCTGGGCGCGCGGCCGCAAGCAGGTGGAGGGCGGTCGCCATCTCAAGCGTGACGCCATCGACCGTCGCTTCCTTGCTGCGATGGGCGAGTTGCTGGCCGCCTGA